One window from the genome of Rhodobacteraceae bacterium S2214 encodes:
- a CDS encoding EAL domain-containing protein, which produces MTKHSNAVADRRFNSDIASAAFSGIPDAAFYRAVGTAADVGLVVQSMDGIVLWANEIYAEMMMIPLDQIIGQNPLSYALPIKDTPSAADIAAFRYRKEQNAKSQIAIFENRRGNGESFWVELHVSFDTIREFGEVAIVVARDISDHITRQMELTATSKKLSQIAATDSLTGLSNRLNVMRRMSQALSDADDGQTGVGLLEIDLDHFKTINDSFGHSAGDKILNGIADTLRQVITDDDIAARIGGDEFLVLCPNAQSLDAIELIGQKIIKANDDGRHLNGGSLHCGLSIGAAFASEKKLSPEDLLRRADFALYEAKNGGRGRVATYDKSLHARQVEQARLGDELCAAVDNDTISFQFQPTMDLKSGVICGFETLVRWQNPRLGLISPADFLPLAKNLGLMADIDFAALRAALDLKVKLNENGHPNIKIGLNGSAELLGHPAFFQTMMTELADRNLDPKDVLIEVLETVVFDDISKSNPLVQTVQKLHDAGIATLLDDFGTGHAGLTHLATLAVDGVKIDRTLTKNVLTDPTSAKIISVMYELCRDLGLVAVTEGIETTEQAQAIVDMGGSVMQGYWLAKAMPATDVLDWLANRTNIVSQIARSPIAAAAPPRY; this is translated from the coding sequence ATGACGAAACATTCAAATGCCGTCGCAGATCGACGTTTCAACTCAGATATAGCCAGTGCCGCATTTTCGGGAATTCCGGATGCCGCGTTCTATCGTGCGGTAGGCACGGCTGCCGATGTCGGGCTTGTCGTGCAATCCATGGATGGCATCGTTTTGTGGGCGAATGAAATCTACGCCGAAATGATGATGATTCCATTGGATCAGATTATTGGGCAGAACCCGCTGTCCTATGCATTACCGATCAAAGACACGCCAAGTGCGGCTGACATTGCAGCGTTCCGTTACCGCAAAGAACAAAATGCAAAATCGCAGATCGCAATCTTCGAGAACCGGCGCGGCAACGGGGAAAGCTTTTGGGTCGAACTGCACGTCTCTTTCGACACAATCCGCGAATTTGGCGAAGTCGCGATTGTCGTAGCGCGCGACATTAGCGATCACATCACGCGTCAAATGGAACTTACCGCAACATCCAAAAAGCTTTCTCAAATCGCAGCAACCGATAGCCTGACAGGGCTATCCAACCGACTGAATGTGATGCGTCGCATGTCGCAAGCCTTAAGCGATGCGGATGACGGTCAAACGGGCGTCGGCCTTCTTGAAATTGACCTTGATCATTTCAAAACCATTAACGACAGTTTCGGCCATTCAGCTGGGGACAAGATACTCAACGGGATCGCTGATACCTTACGACAGGTGATTACCGACGATGACATCGCCGCGCGGATCGGTGGCGATGAATTCCTTGTTCTCTGCCCCAATGCCCAATCGCTTGATGCGATCGAATTGATCGGCCAGAAAATCATCAAAGCGAATGATGACGGGCGGCATCTAAATGGTGGGTCCCTGCATTGTGGGCTCAGCATCGGCGCAGCCTTCGCCAGTGAAAAAAAGCTAAGCCCTGAAGATTTGCTCAGACGTGCGGATTTCGCCCTGTATGAAGCCAAAAATGGCGGACGCGGACGCGTCGCGACTTACGACAAATCGTTGCATGCCAGACAAGTTGAACAAGCCCGATTGGGTGACGAACTATGTGCGGCTGTCGACAACGACACGATTTCGTTTCAGTTTCAGCCGACCATGGACCTAAAGTCGGGTGTGATCTGCGGCTTTGAAACGCTCGTGCGTTGGCAGAACCCACGACTAGGGCTTATTTCACCCGCCGATTTCTTGCCGCTCGCCAAAAATTTAGGGCTAATGGCCGACATTGACTTTGCAGCCCTTCGTGCGGCCTTGGACCTGAAGGTCAAACTCAACGAAAATGGCCACCCAAATATCAAAATCGGCCTGAATGGTTCAGCCGAATTATTGGGTCATCCTGCTTTCTTCCAAACCATGATGACCGAACTCGCGGACCGAAACCTCGACCCCAAGGACGTCTTGATCGAAGTTCTCGAAACCGTCGTGTTCGACGATATAAGCAAGTCAAATCCGTTGGTGCAAACCGTACAAAAACTTCATGACGCAGGCATCGCGACGCTGCTAGATGACTTCGGAACCGGCCACGCGGGCCTCACGCACTTGGCGACCTTAGCGGTGGACGGTGTTAAGATTGATCGGACGTTAACCAAAAATGTCCTGACCGACCCAACCAGTGCCAAAATCATCTCTGTCATGTACGAACTTTGCCGTGATCTTGGTCTGGTCGCAGTCACGGAAGGCATTGAAACGACCGAACAGGCACAGGCCATCGTCGATATGGGTGGTAGCGTGATGCAGGGTTATTGGCTTGCGAAAGCGATGCCCGCGACTGACGTGCTCGATTGGCTCGCAAATCGGACGAATATCGTATCGCAGATCGCACGTTCACCAATTGCCGCCGCCGCCCCACCCCGCTATTGA
- the dacB gene encoding D-alanyl-D-alanine carboxypeptidase/D-alanyl-D-alanine-endopeptidase, with the protein MTHHFTRRALLTSALSSVATVAFAEAPLTSLRPTARPDLDPKTSPLAQVTTAEIIADADLNGVVGFMVADAKTGQLLEATDADIGLPPASVTKAMTALFAIKTLGPDYTFRTRLLATGPVVDGVLQGDLILAGGGNPNFVTDELSALVKQFVDLGITKITGAFQVWGDALPYREEIDPPQLDHLGYNPSVSGLNLNFNRVHFEWRRANGRYTIAMDARSETQRPLVYTSRMRIVDRAVPIYTYARAGKIDEWTVARGALGDSGSRWLPVRNPALYAGDVFQTMARALGVPLPNPEKIAELPDADEIAAHESEDLTKMMRSMLRFSTNLTAEGAGLTATKKIVGKPFELPESAACMTRWAEQRSNVRANFADHSGLSDVSRVSAQDMVAILRDPDAIGTLRPILKDIPMTDEDRDVIVDFPARVVAKTGTLNFVSTLAGYVRTEAGDDLVFTIFAADLEARARGKAAGDEQPAGSIGWNRRAKRLQQRLLQRWSLVFQSEA; encoded by the coding sequence ATGACACATCATTTTACGCGCCGCGCCCTTTTAACTTCTGCATTGTCGAGTGTTGCTACTGTTGCTTTTGCCGAGGCGCCGCTGACGTCATTGCGCCCAACCGCACGGCCTGATCTTGATCCGAAAACGTCCCCTTTGGCGCAAGTTACCACTGCTGAAATTATCGCGGATGCGGACCTGAACGGTGTTGTCGGTTTTATGGTGGCTGACGCGAAGACGGGACAACTGCTTGAAGCGACTGACGCCGATATTGGCCTGCCGCCTGCCAGTGTGACCAAGGCCATGACGGCGTTGTTTGCGATCAAGACACTTGGCCCTGATTATACGTTCCGCACGCGCCTTTTGGCGACGGGTCCTGTTGTTGATGGTGTTTTGCAGGGTGATCTTATTCTTGCGGGCGGCGGGAACCCGAATTTTGTGACGGACGAGTTGAGCGCGCTTGTGAAGCAGTTTGTCGACCTTGGGATTACAAAGATCACTGGCGCCTTTCAGGTATGGGGCGACGCGTTGCCATATCGCGAAGAGATTGATCCACCGCAGTTGGATCATCTTGGCTACAACCCGTCAGTCAGTGGTCTGAACCTGAATTTCAACCGTGTGCATTTTGAATGGCGTCGCGCGAACGGGCGTTACACGATCGCGATGGATGCACGCAGCGAAACGCAACGCCCGCTGGTCTATACGTCACGCATGCGGATCGTGGATCGTGCGGTGCCGATTTATACATATGCGCGGGCTGGCAAGATTGATGAATGGACAGTCGCCCGCGGTGCGCTGGGCGATTCAGGGTCGCGTTGGCTGCCTGTGCGCAACCCTGCGCTTTATGCAGGCGATGTTTTTCAGACGATGGCGCGGGCGCTGGGTGTTCCGTTACCGAACCCCGAAAAGATCGCCGAATTGCCTGATGCAGATGAAATCGCTGCGCATGAAAGCGAAGATCTGACGAAGATGATGCGGTCCATGCTGCGGTTTAGTACAAACCTGACGGCTGAGGGGGCGGGTCTGACGGCCACGAAAAAGATCGTCGGAAAACCGTTTGAACTGCCCGAGTCGGCGGCCTGTATGACGCGCTGGGCTGAACAACGGTCGAATGTGCGGGCAAATTTTGCGGACCATTCGGGGTTAAGTGATGTTTCGCGTGTGTCAGCGCAGGACATGGTTGCGATTTTGCGCGATCCTGACGCGATTGGGACGTTGCGCCCGATCTTGAAGGATATCCCGATGACGGACGAAGACCGCGATGTCATTGTTGATTTTCCGGCGCGTGTGGTTGCAAAAACCGGAACGCTGAATTTTGTTTCCACGTTGGCGGGATATGTGCGCACAGAAGCAGGCGACGATCTGGTTTTCACGATCTTCGCTGCCGACCTGGAAGCCCGCGCACGCGGCAAAGCGGCAGGTGATGAACAGCCCGCCGGATCAATCGGGTGGAACCGTCGGGCGAAGCGATTGCAGCAACGGTTGCTGCAACGGTGGTCTTTGGTATTTCAAAGCGAAGCGTAG
- the mgrA gene encoding L-glyceraldehyde 3-phosphate reductase: MTYMPAENRYENMTYRRCGNSGLKLPAVSLGLWHNFGHDTPHDTKTAICRTAFDQGITHFDLANNYGPPAGSAEHAFGSILKEDFQNHRDELIISSKAGYHMWDGPYGEWGSRKYLISSCDQSLKRMGLDYVDIFYSHRFDPDTPLEETMGALDHIVRSGRALYVGISSYNTERTKEAAAILKDLGTPCLIHQPSYNMLNRWVETDGLKDALKDLGIGSIAFTPLAQGMLTKKYLGGIPEDSRAAQDKSLSTSMLTDKALSNIRKLNEIAEGRGQTLAQMAIAWVLRDGGITTALIGASKPSQVIDCAGAVGNLDFTADELAEIDKYADDEAINLWAKSSETDN, encoded by the coding sequence ATGACTTATATGCCCGCCGAAAATCGCTACGAAAACATGACATATCGTCGGTGTGGCAATTCGGGATTGAAGCTGCCTGCGGTATCGCTGGGCCTTTGGCATAATTTTGGCCATGACACGCCACATGATACGAAGACGGCAATTTGCCGGACAGCGTTTGATCAAGGGATCACGCATTTTGACTTGGCAAACAACTATGGGCCGCCTGCTGGTTCTGCCGAACATGCCTTTGGGTCTATACTGAAGGAAGATTTCCAGAACCATCGTGATGAACTGATCATCAGTTCAAAAGCCGGATATCACATGTGGGACGGTCCTTACGGGGAATGGGGAAGCCGCAAGTATCTGATTTCGTCTTGTGATCAGTCGCTTAAGCGTATGGGGCTTGATTACGTCGACATTTTCTATTCGCATCGCTTTGACCCCGACACGCCGTTGGAAGAAACAATGGGTGCATTGGATCACATCGTTCGGTCCGGGCGTGCGTTGTATGTCGGTATTTCGTCGTACAATACCGAACGGACGAAAGAAGCAGCGGCTATTCTGAAAGACCTTGGGACGCCTTGTTTGATCCACCAGCCATCTTACAACATGTTGAACCGTTGGGTCGAAACGGACGGATTAAAAGACGCGTTGAAGGATCTTGGTATTGGTTCGATCGCCTTTACGCCTTTGGCGCAGGGGATGCTGACAAAGAAATATCTGGGCGGCATTCCTGAAGATTCCCGTGCCGCGCAGGATAAATCTTTGTCTACGTCGATGTTGACGGATAAAGCGCTGTCAAACATCCGCAAGCTTAATGAAATTGCGGAAGGTCGCGGTCAAACGCTGGCACAAATGGCGATTGCGTGGGTCTTGCGTGACGGGGGCATCACAACCGCCTTGATTGGCGCGTCTAAGCCGAGCCAAGTGATCGATTGTGCTGGTGCCGTTGGCAATCTGGACTTCACAGCTGATGAACTCGCCGAGATCGACAAATACGCTGACGATGAGGCGATTAACCTGTGGGCCAAATCGTCTGAAACGGACAATTGA
- a CDS encoding nicotinate-nucleotide adenylyltransferase, which translates to MTHPVAKRGQVIGLLGGSFDPAHAGHVHITTTALKRFQLDRIWWMVSPGNPLKENGPAPMAERLQAARAVMQHPKVDVTDIEATLGTRYTADTLAALQRRYHGVQFVWLMGADNLTQFHHWQDWQWIMDNVPVGVVARPGDRIAARLSKTARVYANARIPGRAAHTLRDYAAPAWSFINLPMSSQSSSAIRARGEWR; encoded by the coding sequence ATGACGCATCCTGTCGCAAAACGTGGTCAAGTCATCGGCCTATTGGGCGGGTCGTTTGATCCGGCGCATGCAGGACATGTGCATATCACGACGACCGCACTGAAACGGTTTCAGTTGGACCGTATTTGGTGGATGGTCAGTCCGGGTAATCCGCTGAAAGAAAACGGTCCGGCACCAATGGCGGAAAGACTGCAAGCCGCGCGCGCGGTGATGCAGCATCCGAAGGTTGATGTTACGGATATCGAAGCGACGCTTGGCACCCGCTATACCGCTGATACGCTGGCCGCGTTACAGCGCCGCTACCACGGCGTTCAGTTCGTCTGGCTTATGGGGGCTGATAACCTGACGCAGTTCCATCACTGGCAAGACTGGCAATGGATCATGGACAACGTCCCTGTCGGGGTTGTGGCCCGCCCCGGTGATCGGATTGCGGCGCGGCTTTCCAAGACAGCACGGGTTTATGCAAACGCCCGTATTCCCGGTCGGGCCGCGCATACGTTACGCGATTATGCGGCACCGGCGTGGAGCTTTATTAATCTGCCGATGTCGTCCCAATCTTCTAGCGCTATCCGTGCAAGAGGGGAATGGCGCTAA